GCCCAGTAACGCCGCCGATCCCTCCAATCAGCGATGATCCAACCATGCCAGAAATCGTGGCGATGTCCCGCTCCTGCACCGCGGGTAGTTTCTCGGCGACAGCACGGAAGCCTCGAACCATGCTGATTCCGTGGTCTCCATCACCAATGATCGAGTCCATACGGCACAAGGAATCTTTCGCTTCTTCAAAGGCTGTGACCATGCGATTCAGTGCCGCGACGAAATCTTTCCGGGTCAGTTCACTCATGCGGGGACCTCGCTCTCCGTGAGTGTCATGTCTGGGGGCGGCTCGAGTCCACGAGTGCCCTCCGGGGCTGTTGAATTGTCCACGCGCTTTCCACGCCTCGCCAGACTCACGTCTAGCCTCGCAACGATGCCGGCACCCTGCTGAATCCCGGCGACCAGGCCGGATCATCCCAGAGCGACCGCAACTCGTCGTCCAACCGCATGAGGGTGATGGAGCATCCCGCCATTTCCTGAGACGTGCAGCAGTTGCCGGCCAGCCCCTCGTACACATCGATGCCCTTCTCGGTCAGCTTCTGATATGCGCGCCGGGCGATGATGAACAACTCCATCATGGTCGTCGCCCCGTAGCCGTTGATCAGCAGGTTGACCTGATCTCCGGCCCTGAATGGAAGATCGGGCAGGATTCGGTCGATCATCAAAGCGCACGTGTCGTCGGCCGTCTTGAGAGTCGTGCTTTCCACCCCCGGCTCGCCGTGGAGACCCATGCCCACCATCATCTCGTTGTCGCCGATGCTGAAGATCGGGACGTCCGTCCCGGGGAGCGTGCACGAACTCAGTGCTACCCCCAGCGACCGACAATTGTCACGCGCTTTTGCCGTCACCCGGTACGCCTCGCCCAAAGACCATCCCCTCTCCGCCGCGGCGCCCGCGATTTTGATGACGAACAGATCGGCCGCCGTTCCACGCCGCTCGTCTTCCTGGCCGCGGGGCGCCGATGCGATGTCGTCCCAGACTCGTACCATCTTGACAGTGATGCCCTCCCCCGCGGCCCTCTCCTCGGCCAGGCCGAAGTTCAAATTGTCGCCGGTGTAGTTGCCGTACACACACAGGACACCGGAGCCGCCGTTGACGCTTCGGAGTGCTTCGAGAATAGCATCCGGGCCGGGGGACGTGAAAATGGCTCCTTGGACTGCCGCGTCCCCCAATCCCTTGCCGATGAACTCCAGGAACAGAGGCTCATGGCCGCTTCCCCCGCCGATGACGACCCCGACACGGCCGCCCTGAGGCATCGCTCTCCGGACGATGACGTTCATCCCCGGTATCTGACGGAAGTGCCGGCCGTTGAGGGCGACAAATCCCTGTACCAGCTCATCCGCGACCTGCAGGGGGTCGTTGATCAGCTTCTTCATTTTCATGGTCTTCGCCCTTTCAACCTCAAGGGACTCAACGGGAGTGCTGGGCAACGGAATCCCTCCTCTGCATGGCCGCACACTGCCTCGCATGCTCGAACGCCTGGATACACTTGATGAACGAGGTGACGTCCCACGAGGCCCGGCCGATGAACAGGCCGTCCACCTGCGGCTGGCCGGCGAATCCCGCCAGATTGCCAAGATCCACACTGCCCCCGTAGAGGATCGGAACGTCGGCCGCGACCGGACCGTCGTAGAGTTCTGCCACGGCCCTCCGGATGGTTTCGTGCATGCCGTTGGCGTATGCCGGGTCCGCGGGGGTTCCCGATTCTCCGATGGCCCACACTGGTTCGTAGGCAAACAACACGCTCCGCACGGTGCGCTCGGGCACACCCTTGAGGGCGATCTTGACCTGCCGGGTCACGGACTCCACCGCCACGCCGAATTCCCGTTCGGTCCCAGTCTCTCCGATGCAGATCAACGGACGCAGGCTGTGCTCCAGCGCCGCGAGGACTTTGCGGTTGACGGTAAAATCGGTCTCACCGAATGCGGCGCGTCGTTCGGAATGCCCAAGTTCGACGATGCCGACCCCGAGATCTTTCAGCATCAGCGGCGAAATCTCTCCGGTAAACGGGCCTCCACGTTCCCAGTGCATATTCTGCGCCCCCAGGTGAGCGTTGGAATCTTTTAACGCTCGGCGGACCGTGCTGAGCGCCGTAAACGGCGGCACAATGAAGAGGTTCACCCGGACATCGTTCTCGGCGAGATAGTCCCCGAGGGTCGCGGCGTACGCTTCGGCCTCGCTCAGGCGCTTGTTCATTTTCCAACCGGCACCCAGCCACCCGAAGCCCGCGGCTTCACGCGGATCGTGGCGGAGCGGAGAGACTCCCGGGTCGCTAGATGCGCTGGGCCGGAGCATGACGGTATCGCTCGTCTATCCGCGCGATCTTGGCGACCTTCGGGGACGAGCGTCCCCCTTGGAACTCGCTCGCCAGCCAGAGATCGATCAACTTCTTTGCCACGGCCGGGCCGACGACTTCGCTCCCCATCGTGATGATCTGGGCGTCGTTGCTCGCGCGGGCGCGCTCCGCCGTGTACGGATCGTGCGCGCACACCGCACGCACCCCGGGGATCTTGTTCGCGACGATAGCCATGCCGGCGCCGGTCCCGCAGATCAACACACCGCGATCGTATCTCCCCTGGCCGACGGTCTCCGCAACCATGAGCCCGATATCCGGATAGTCGACGGGTTCCGCGCTGGTTGTCCCAAGGTCGTCCACGTCGTAGCCCTTGTCCCGGAGATAGTCGCGAAGCATGTTCTTGAGAGGCAATCCAAAATGGTCAGAGCCCATCACGATCTTCCCGCGTTTCTCGTTGGCGTCGCTCATCTTCACGCTCCAATCTCCGCCGAGCGGTTACAAGAACATTCTCTGCCAAAGCGGCCGGGCAGAATATCCGTCCGAGAGTGTATCCGCATTCAGGCACCGACCTGATTCCGCCGGGGAGCCCGGCGGCATAAAATTTGTATGTAGTTATGTAGTGTAGAGAGCGTTCGCGATTCGTCGGCTTCTCAGCGAGAGGGGGTCCGCGTATGCATAAAGCGGTCGTCGTCTCCGGCGATGGTTGAGATCAAGGGGGAGGTGGAATGATGGGACATGAACGTGAGGCATCGATCCCGCGGCGTGAGCTTCTCAAGGGGATGACGGCGACGGCGGTCGCGCTTGGAGCCTCCGGCGGCCTGGTGCCGGCGCTGAATCGGACCGCGGAAGCGGCAGTCATGAAGTCGTACCGCTTCGTCATCGTTCCCAAGGTGGTTCACCCGTGGTTTGATGCGGTCGTCGACGGGGCGAAGGCTCAGGCCAAGCTCATGGAGGAAGCCACGGGGTCGAAGTTCGTCATCGACTACCGGGCTCCGTCGAAGGCGGACGTCGTCCTCCAGAACACCATCCTGGAACAGGCCGCGGCCACAAAGCCGGACGGCATCACGCTGGATCTGCTCGACGCAGCCGGCAACCGAACCGTGCTGCAGTCGATACAGCGCCTGGGGATCCCCGTCGTCGCCTTCGATTCAGTGGCACCCGAGGACCTTCACATCACCAGCATCCAAAACGATTTTGCCGAGCAGGCGCGGATCGCCGATGATCTGCTGATAAAGCTCCTGGGCGGCAAGGGCAAGGTCGCGATCATGCAGGGCTTCCCTACCGCGCCAAATCACCGGATTCGCTATCTGGCCCACAAGGCGAATTTCGCGAAGTATCCGGGGATTCAAGTTGTGGCGGAAGGCATCGACAACGACAGCATTGAGACGGCTCACAGACAAGCCATCGCCATTCTGGCCGCACATCCCGACCTGAACGGCTTCGTTGACTGCGACGCGGCGGGACCCATCGGCGTGAGCCTGGCCATCAAGGAGGCGGGCCTCACAGGGAAGGTTCTGCACGTCGGACTCGACGAATCTCCAAAGGAGATTCTGCAATACATCAGGCAGGGCGTGATGCAGGCCTCGTCGGCGACCAAGCCCCTCATGCAGGGGCAATGGGCGGTCCTCGCGCTGTGGATGCGAAAAAGCGGCATGCCGTTGCCCAAGAGCA
This genomic stretch from bacterium harbors:
- a CDS encoding dihydroxyacetone kinase subunit DhaK yields the protein MKMKKLINDPLQVADELVQGFVALNGRHFRQIPGMNVIVRRAMPQGGRVGVVIGGGSGHEPLFLEFIGKGLGDAAVQGAIFTSPGPDAILEALRSVNGGSGVLCVYGNYTGDNLNFGLAEERAAGEGITVKMVRVWDDIASAPRGQEDERRGTAADLFVIKIAGAAAERGWSLGEAYRVTAKARDNCRSLGVALSSCTLPGTDVPIFSIGDNEMMVGMGLHGEPGVESTTLKTADDTCALMIDRILPDLPFRAGDQVNLLINGYGATTMMELFIIARRAYQKLTEKGIDVYEGLAGNCCTSQEMAGCSITLMRLDDELRSLWDDPAWSPGFSRVPASLRG
- a CDS encoding triose-phosphate isomerase, whose translation is MGAGWKMNKRLSEAEAYAATLGDYLAENDVRVNLFIVPPFTALSTVRRALKDSNAHLGAQNMHWERGGPFTGEISPLMLKDLGVGIVELGHSERRAAFGETDFTVNRKVLAALEHSLRPLICIGETGTEREFGVAVESVTRQVKIALKGVPERTVRSVLFAYEPVWAIGESGTPADPAYANGMHETIRRAVAELYDGPVAADVPILYGGSVDLGNLAGFAGQPQVDGLFIGRASWDVTSFIKCIQAFEHARQCAAMQRRDSVAQHSR
- the rpiB gene encoding ribose 5-phosphate isomerase B, which gives rise to MSDANEKRGKIVMGSDHFGLPLKNMLRDYLRDKGYDVDDLGTTSAEPVDYPDIGLMVAETVGQGRYDRGVLICGTGAGMAIVANKIPGVRAVCAHDPYTAERARASNDAQIITMGSEVVGPAVAKKLIDLWLASEFQGGRSSPKVAKIARIDERYRHAPAQRI
- a CDS encoding substrate-binding domain-containing protein; amino-acid sequence: MMGHEREASIPRRELLKGMTATAVALGASGGLVPALNRTAEAAVMKSYRFVIVPKVVHPWFDAVVDGAKAQAKLMEEATGSKFVIDYRAPSKADVVLQNTILEQAAATKPDGITLDLLDAAGNRTVLQSIQRLGIPVVAFDSVAPEDLHITSIQNDFAEQARIADDLLIKLLGGKGKVAIMQGFPTAPNHRIRYLAHKANFAKYPGIQVVAEGIDNDSIETAHRQAIAILAAHPDLNGFVDCDAAGPIGVSLAIKEAGLTGKVLHVGLDESPKEILQYIRQGVMQASSATKPLMQGQWAVLALWMRKSGMPLPKSIDTGIWVITKDNVDTYWKT